The stretch of DNA CTTTTTGCTTCTGAATGACTGTAGCTTTAGAGTCAAAATGCTTCAGAACCAAAAATCTTTCAGAACGTCCTTGATTCTGAGTCCTTATCAGAACACACCTTTTCAGAACATGTTTGTTTACTTCAAAACTTAAGGTCAtcaaaatttgcttataaaggTCCTGCACACTAGATCAAAAATTATAGTACTACTaattgttcatttaatacttattgttattaTCAAAACTTTATAGATTTAAAACTTGGGGCTTTAGAACCAATTTTATTCCAATAATGAGGTGTTTGCACCAGTAGCTAGACTTGAAACTGTGAGGCTTGTAGTAGCTTTAGCTTGCAAGAACAAATGGGTAATGTACCATTTAGATGTTAAATCAGCATTTTGAAATGGTCCACTTGAAGAGGAAGTGTTTGTGTCACAGCCCCAGGTTTTGAAATTAAAGGGAAGGAGAATATGGTGTACAAACTGCATGGTTTGAAACAGGCACCTAGAGCATGAAATAAGATAATTGATGAGTTTCTTATCCAAATTGGATTTAAGAAATGTATAGTGGAGTTTGGAGTTTATGTGCAAAGCTTCAAAATTGgtgaaataattataatttgtctGTATGTGGATGACCTGCTTCTAACTGGCAGTAGAATTGCAAGAATTGAAGATGTGAAGGAAAAGTTAAAATCAGAATTTGAAATGTCTGATCTTGGTGAACTTTCATTCTTTTTAGGAATGGAATTCTCAAAATTGAAGGATGGTATAGTAACGCATCAACAAAAGTACATTGGTGAGTTACTAGATAAATTTGAAATGAATAGCTGCAAATCAATTTCAAATCCATCGGAGACAAATTCAAAACTAGATGAGTACATCAAGGAAGAGAAAGTGGATTCAACCATGTTTAGACAGATGGTTGACACATTGAGGTATGTTTGCAATAGGAGGCCTGATATTTGCTATTCAGTAAGTGTGATAAGCAGATTTATGCATGATCCTAGAAAATCTTATTTGATAGCTGCAAAGAGGATCTTTTGGTATTTTAAAGGCACTTTGGATTATGAATGGAGACCAGGTTCCATTTCATTGGAGAGAAAGCAATGAATGAAGTCATTGAAGTGGTGTATTGTCCAACAGAGGAACAACTAGCAGATGGTTTTACAAAAGCTGTGAAACTTGACAGATTTGAATATTTGAGAAAGCAACTTAGTATCAGAACATTTGAATTAAAGGGAAGTGTTGAAGTGTAATTCAAATGTGCTGACTGATGTTGGAGCATCTGCAGAGTACAGATGTTCACAACTTTGATACTTTGTTAGTTTGGAAGTTAGTTGTAGTTTGTTAATAAGTTGGTTACAACAACCTGtgagttagttacaaccaattGTGAAGTTAGTTGCTTTATGTGTAAGTGACTTAGTTCGCAAATCATTAGTGTAGCTAGTATAAATAAAGGTCAAATGTATACTTTGAAAAATAGATTTCATTGGCCCTGTGTggatgaataaatttttttacctTGTTTtcaatcatcttcttcattgttTCATCATTCATCATAGTTTTCTGGTTTTTGCTTATCTTCCCTATTTTTTGTGTTCTTGCTCATAAGCTTGGAACACGTCTATGAACACCAAACCTGCAACTTTGCAAAGCTTGCCTAAATTGTGTGTTCGCTAACAATtttaacctaaaataaataattaatattttaaaattgtgaCACCCTAAATTCAAAACCATTTAGTGTCTTACGTTTATTtagttttgtttcttttgtcaGCACATAATAAGCTACTTCTCATCTTTTAACAACAGGTGTTGGAAGTGTAGTAATGGCAGCATTGTTGATGTGTATCACAATTTGTTGTTTTCGAGGAAAATTTCGGTATAGGACAAAGAATGATATAAATATTACAGCATTTTTAAAAGATCATGGAGCTCTAATGCAAaaacgatataaattttcagaAATAAAGAAATTGACAAATTCATTCAAGGTTAAACTTGGTCAAGGGGGTTTTGGTGTTGTGTATAAAGGAAAGTTACTCAATGGTTCACATGTGGCCGTAAAGATATTGAATGCATCAAAAGGAAATGGTGAAGAATTTATTAATGAGGTTGCTAGTATTACTAGAACCTCTCATGTTAATATTGTCACCCTTCTTGGATTTTGTTTTGAAGGTAACAAAAAAGCTCTCGTATATGAATTTATGCCTAATGGTTCTCTTGACAAATTTATTTACAATAAGGGACTGGAAACCATTGCATCTTTGAGTTGGGATAAACTGTATGAAATTGCCAAAGGGATAGCTCGTGGATTAGAGTACTTGCATAGAGGATGTACCACTCGAATTTTACATTTTGATATAAAACCACATAACATTCTTTTAGATGAGAATTTTTGCCCAAAGATTTCAGATTTTGGTCTTGCAAAGCTATGCCCAAAGAAAGAGAGCATTATTTCGATGTCAGATGCTAGAGGGACAATGGGATATGCAGCTCCAGAATTGTGGAATAGACATTTTGGAGGAGTTTCACACAAGTCTGATGTTTATAGTTATGGAATGATGTTGTTGGAAATGGTTGGAGGGAGAAAAAACATTAATGCTGATGCAAGTCATACGAGTGAGATATACTTTCCTCATTGGGTATACAATAGGCTTGATCTTGGTAGTAATTTAAGACCTGATGGGATATTGGATACAGATGACGACGAGATTGCAAGGAGAATGATCATTGTGGGTTTATGGTGCATTCAAACATTTCCTAGTGATAGGCCTACAATGAGTAAAGTGATTGAAATGTTAGAAGTTAACATGAACTCgttacaaataccaccaaaACCACTGCTTTCTTCGCCTACTAGATCAATATCGGAGTCTTCCAAGACTTAAAATTTGAGGGTATTATAGAGATtgatcatattatatatatcctGTAGAAGCTGGTATAACTGCATATTCTTATTAAGGGACAAATTTAAATTGTATTTATatgcaaaatataagtaaacCACAAGGTGTCCCAAGGAGTGTGTTGTCATGGAAATGTAACAGAGGggtttcttaatttatttcataAATCACATCTATAAAAAGATAATTggaaattacaaaattacctttggtattttaatgaaattaaatGTATATAGCCTAGCTAGTGGCTAGAGACTCTCATGGCGTAGAAGGCTGTAGGATCAACACCTACAGCCATCCCAAGTTTTTGCATtttgtctgtttttttttaaaaaaaatattaattttaacaaACACTATGATCTATGGGGGTTTCGAACACGTGATCTAGAGGGGCAAAATAGTATATTAGACCACTACACCAACaatatatctctaaaaaaattatttttcattttttttcttcatatatatatatatatatatatatatatatacctttaAATTACTGCGCttgaaaatttaaatgattgataacagtcaattatatgatgtttttagtagtaatttaaggtagttttaatagcaattgaagcccaaaagtaagcaaatacctggaaaagtgaagttacttgggtcaaaagcaagaaaagtggaaaaaacataaaaaaagggcaaaaacgaCAAAAATAGCGCAAGCCATCGTAGCCACGATGAGAACCAGCGTGGTATGATGGAGGCGgtgaagaaaaacagaaaatcctgatcaaatctttcatcgtgccacgatatGACCCATCGTAGCCACGATTAGGCAAATTTcaacgccatcgtggccacgatggatacGATGGGTGCACAATAAAAGCCCAAATCCAActgaaaactataaatagagccttcctCATTCACtgttattcattcagaaatttCTCAACAATAGTGATACTCAAGAGAGAGTtagagaactctaaggaggaggcaaggaggccaaggaactccgaGGCAATAAGGTTGCTctcttttattgtctttgtaatttatttttcctaggttaggtcgagtagTTGAACTCTCTTATGAATGCTCGAGACATGTAACCCTGGTTCGATAAAGTTTATGCTCAATTGTTATTaagttattttctatatttgtctttgctttaattattcattcttaatattgatcacattaagTGAATGAACTTAGAGGGAATTAGCTGATCCCGTGACAACATAATTAATAGACCAGACCAAAAAGACATTTCATCCTACcaatatgagaccattaaatttaGTATCTGACGGTACGGAGGCAGAATTAAGAATATCACGTAGTTAAATTCTGCACTGATATTAGGAAACCGAGCTGACGTAGAGAACTTGTTAAACTCTTTAGAGGTTAGGATGCACTCTTTAGAGGTTGAACCCGTTAaaggtaatgatttgaaataacgAAGGCTAAACTTAACTACGCTTAATTGGTTCGACCTAAACAGATTGCAAGAGAAATAAGTATAGTAACACTAGGcttattttaatagaatttAATTCGGTAGCTTATAACTAATAATAAGGTATAGTATAACGCAACTTACCAAGCaagagtaagggagggattcgaaaCGCTTAACCGCAAACCCCGTGTGGCCACACAGACACCTAGTTTATTTATTGCTCTTTAATTTCTCGTCCTTTACTTTattgttatttacttttattaaaCGCAAAACCCTTTCAAACAATCAAAGCGAATGCAAAGCTTATTTACTttctaaattcctaagcgaaactagtaattttggcacaatccctgtgaagagcgataacttatcactttattacttggttgcgattttgtgctgatgacagtcaattatatgatgtttttagaagtaatttagggtagttttaatagcaattgaagcccaaaagcaagcaaatacctggaaaagtgaagttacttggcccagaagcaagaaaagtggaaaaagcagcaaaaaaggcaaaaacgtaataaacagcgAAAGTCATCTTACCCacgatgagatccagcgtggcgcgatgagaaggctgtttaaattgaagaaaatctgcaacaaatatTTTCCATcctaccacgatgacttgtcatcgtggcacgatgaaggCGGTTGAAGAAAGCAGAAAATCTGGAGAAGTTCTTCCATCGttccacgatatgatccatcgtggccacgatgaggcaaaattacatgcatcgtggccacgatgggtgcgatggacgcgcagaaaagcccaaaacccagctgaaaaactataaatagagccttcctccttcactattattcattcagaaatattggaacatattcaatattcactctagagttaggagaactctaaggaggaggcaaggagggtcAAGGAGCTCCATGGCCTATAAGGTTcagcttattaaaaaaaaaaggccaataaggttcttttctttattctctttgtaatatatttttcctaggttaggtggaatcgatgaactcccttacgaatgcttggtatTGTATAATTTGGTGTTAAATTCAATTGTTCTTAAATAAACTCTTTTATTTTCcggtttttattctttattttaataccgatcacattagaataaactcTAAGGAAATTAGCGGGTATCGGATAGGAAACAAAACTAATTGTCCCGACCGAAGGACGTACACTAGGATTCtccatgagaccattaaattcagtatttgAGGTTTTAGTGTAGGATTAAAGCTAAGTCAAGAACGATAAATTCTACCTGAAGTTAGGGTGAGGACTAGTTTAGGCACACGTGACAATTTGCGACACCATTGAGCCTTAAGGGTAAGGATACCTAAGTATAAGTAACTACGAAAAAGTGAAACCGACTGGGACGAGGATACATATAACCAGTAAAGGCAACCTAAACTAGGCTCTAaccagtttgtaatagaaataggcaAAGAGTGCTCGTGAACCTATTTTATAAAGACTAATCCTAATATAGTGGATCAAAGGAAATTAACCACCAAGCAATagtaagggagggattcgaaaACACTTAATCACCCCGCGTGGACACACACGCACCATTTTACTTTTATAGTCATTTACTTTCCTGCTATTTACTTTTACCCACACAACTATCTCTAACCAAAAAAAGTGAATGCAAACTAtctaaattcctaagcgaaactagtaattttagCACAATCCCTGTGAAGAatgataacttatcactttattacttggttgcgattctgtgcacttgcagagccaccatcaaTGATTCAATACACTTgatctttaaattaataaacattTTCTTCTACTACTATTAATATATTAACtgttaatatattaaaattgattactatcaaatttactaatttatccttagtaggattaaccatattccaagttttttgaatatattaaaactgattactatcaaatttactaatttatccttagtaaGATTAAACAAATTCCAAGTTTtttatccttcattgtaatttcactaaaaaaaacaaaatattgaaagaatataagatgaatacaaaatatatagaaataatatacgataaatacaataataagatgatatatttaaaaataggaataaaacagattatagatatgttaaaaaaacagattatagataggaacaaaacagaaaaacctatacacataaaaatttaaatttcactaattttttttttatcaaactaaaaaaaaataaaaattgatatgcttagaaatatgaataaaacataCTATtgatttaataagttttacaagaaagaaaataatagtttcacttatattttaacaatattttaatgattttattctaaataatatttttaacttaatataaatacaattataaatttaaatatcaataaaattcgATGGACCCGTGCGATGCGaactattttttatgaataaaaatgttatatgcgaactattttatttaagaaaaaataatttaataatagaaaacacaatttaatatattgtttataaacattcactattatgagtgataaaatatttaagacaaatcaaaatttattgTGTTGGTAGTTTTGGTAAATAATagttagttattataattttttaaactatagaaaaataattcttttaaaaaatactcaTTTACTCATGAATTTAAAGATCTACTAtaaagataaattttaaaactcattttttgtgtgaataaaacacattttatttcaataaaaaattaacagttTCTATTTTTTCCAAAGAAAATCACAACTGTTTTCAATTAAGAACAATCATTCTCCTTTTAGTATATatgtaatataataaaacatatattttcttttcatcaACTTTATGCAAATATTATAACTTAAACTTTTGTAtaagtgatatttaatttatatattataattttttagtagtccacccaaatatttttttccgaCTCCAACACTACTGTCGATGCTTTACTTTCAAGTTCAAACTCTTTTCATGTTCATGCAAATTTCACTTTATGCAGTTTTGAGAtttctgtcaattttttttgttttatattcaaTTACTTTTCAAacacttttttgttttaaacAATTTGTATTTTCTGCATTAAAATTCGTGATATAATCAAGTCTATGTACaaacatatttgatattttCCTCTTATCCATTCATACATTAGAACATCTGTTAGCTAAAGCGTCTATCTTCTTTTCATTCTTGTGAGTTAGTCAAAAAAGTTCACATCTTTTTCTTTATATTCCTAATCATGAAATgcatgttttatatatatatatataggagggatcaaattacaccggtgtaacatttgagtaatgttacaccgctcaataacgttttaacggatacaaattttacaaaatccaccatttgatagaaaatttatatcatatagatcatctatgttaaattttacaaaaatctaaaatcgtttgatatcttttgagaccaatcaagattaacggtttatgtgtcttttaaccaatagaaaagagtgtgttagagtgtgtttgttaaagagtgtgttgctagcactcctcatatatatatatatatggagggatcaaattacaccggtgtaacatttgagtaatgttacaccgctcaataacactttaacggatacaaaattttacaaaatccaccgttagatAGAAAGTTTTTTTgagaccaatcaagattaacggtttatgtgtttttattgaataccgttaatatTGATCTAtctcaatgacatatcaaacgatattagatttttataaaacttaacaAAGATGATctgtatgatataaactttgaatCCATCGgggaattttgtaaaatttgtattcgttaaagcattattgagcggtgtaatattactcaaatgttacaccagtgtaatttgatccctccatatatatatatatatatatatatatatatattcaagatcCGTTAACACCGGATATCAATTTAAAGTTTGACATCCTATCCATTTAAAGTTTAAATCTAACGGCTAAGATTTATCTAACACGATAATTTGTGTGGACTTCCCTTACACTCATGTAttctacatttttattttattggttgCTGTGATTAGTTTCAGCAATCTTTTAATTTCAATCTTAACAAAATCTTATAAGGGCGGATTCTAGGGTGGAAAAGATATGTTTCCCTTTACCTCCTTTAAATACTAgtaaaacacaattaataataatgaaaaaccCAAACTAGTCATTCTCTTTCTCCATTTCAATGTCTATTGAAGCTTTCTCCATCTTCATCAAATTTTGGTGTCTATCTTACTCTACCACCCTAAAATCCGCCCCTTATAAGAATGATCAATGGTGTGTCTTTATCCTTTTTTATATCAATTTGCATTACAATTATAAACATTAAGGTCTAAAGGGGGGaattttaaaaagtgaaatgtaCATATAAAAATTGCCGaaatattgattaaaaataGGGATCAAAAGTTGTGATAGAAAATTTTTTCGGAATctaaaagtgtgaaaaaaatctCTAAGGACGAAAaagaaaattctgaaaaactatAGAGACCATTTACTTATTTAACccttttttttaaggtaaaaggtatttttttttacaaaaggtaAAAagtaggcaaaattacactgcaggtcctttattttatttttttataacattttggtcctttatctttttttttttgtaacattttggtcatttatcttttatttgtaacacttggtcctttatcttttttatttgtaacactttagtccttttttttgtaacactttggtcgttatcttatttatttatagaaaataaagtacctaaatgttacaaataaaaaataataaaggaccatagtgttacaaaaaaaaaataaaggaccaaagtgttacaaataaataagataaatgacctgCAATGTAAGGTATTtttagtcccgtaaaaattaaggaatttgagttttagtccatgtaaaaaaaataatttttacattaaaCTTGTCAATAATATATCTTCTCTTTACAAAATTACCCGTCAATTATTAAGAGAAATAAtgatcttttacttttttttcatttaattaaaaatatttttgtgaaaattgaattaatgcacttgaactttaaaaaaattcttataaaatgggacaacaaattttttaaaaaagttttatatattATGACGGATGGAGTATAGTGCATATCATAGTATGACCCTTACTTTAATTAATACTAACAACTTTTGACTAAACATACCATTTTAATACTAAGACAGGGAAAGTTGAACTTTAATTACGCTAGAGGCATTTAATTTCAACAATTATGCCTCATCTTTCAAAGACGTACACACTGGGTTAGATTGACTTGATTAagctttatatttttattttctcctaagattttattttctcttaagaAAAATCTTAGGGGATTTGGATTAGGATTTTGAAagattattttaacaaaaaaatattttttgaaaattttaaaagattttttaagatcaagattcttaacttagGATTTTAATcgatttttaaaacagatttttAAGATTTCACAATACTTTATGGACTTCTATATTTgaacatatattcaataaattaacaTTCATCAATAAGTTTATCATCATTGTgttcgtaatttttttttttgatacaaaAAAGGGCCTGAACCCAAGCAGAGAAACTAAATAGAAATAACTCTAGGGGTAGCAATCTTCATTGCATCCGCATGCAATAAACTACTTAAAGCAACAGGACAATGATCATATACGCGCAGTCCCGGACCATGTTCACATCCCATGTTAGCAAGAGCATTCATAATTTGATAACACTTGAGATGAAGAGTCATCAATGGTGGTCCGTAGGTTTAAATCACAACCACAttctttgtgaaaaaaaaaaaaaaaccaaaatattattaataataataacacaataaaatagtaatctatatctatctattatctatatctatacaatatatatactatatataaagagaatacacgagttttggtgtggactcttcataataccaacaataatcttgatttttttttattagcaacaaaaattttttattaacaaactcaccataacataaggcacatctttttttttagtagcaaaaatcttttattaactgaccataacataaggtttttttttttttttgacataa from Trifolium pratense cultivar HEN17-A07 linkage group LG5, ARS_RC_1.1, whole genome shotgun sequence encodes:
- the LOC123887358 gene encoding PR5-like receptor kinase isoform X1; the encoded protein is MSKQLFLLHKVLIFCVLALASAQSASNVKATYQLFNSEKSNNKWDLNTSNVFCAAQDGNKPLSWRSKYNWASFCGPIGPVGKAACGKCLNVTNRENRNTTSQIVRIVDKCNNGGLDLDITVFQKLDTFGNGKAQGYLMVDYEFVDCGIKNCNNCGPFLNVSTPKHAPKPTTLLDSVSVVPSVSVSPNCSRKNQFARNCSGNISKNSSIRLSPTPAPAPTPTFLPIPSSQGPDVVCNSTHCSVDNRSVTLPPTSLPPSPSSNFPLQFHRTTNGGHSSWRTKVVIGVGSVVMAALLMCITICCFRGKFRYRTKNDINITAFLKDHGALMQKRYKFSEIKKLTNSFKVKLGQGGFGVVYKGKLLNGSHVAVKILNASKGNGEEFINEVASITRTSHVNIVTLLGFCFEGNKKALVYEFMPNGSLDKFIYNKGLETIASLSWDKLYEIAKGIARGLEYLHRGCTTRILHFDIKPHNILLDENFCPKISDFGLAKLCPKKESIISMSDARGTMGYAAPELWNRHFGGVSHKSDVYSYGMMLLEMVGGRKNINADASHTSEIYFPHWVYNRLDLGSNLRPDGILDTDDDEIARRMIIVGLWCIQTFPSDRPTMSKVIEMLEVNMNSLQIPPKPLLSSPTRSISESSKT
- the LOC123887358 gene encoding PR5-like receptor kinase isoform X2; protein product: MSKQLFLLHKVLIFCVLALASAQSASNVKATYQLFNSEKSNNKWDLNTSNVFCAAQDGNKPLSWRSKYNWASFCGPIGPVGKAACGKCLNVTNRENRNTTSQIVRIVDKCNNGGLDLDITVFQKLDTFGNGKAQGYLMVDYEFVDCGIKNCNNCGPFLNVSTPKHAPKPTTLLDSVSVVPSVSVSPKCRKNQFARNCSGNISKNSSIRLSPTPAPAPTPTFLPIPSSQGPDVVCNSTHCSVDNRSVTLPPTSLPPSPSSNFPLQFHRTTNGGHSSWRTKVVIGVGSVVMAALLMCITICCFRGKFRYRTKNDINITAFLKDHGALMQKRYKFSEIKKLTNSFKVKLGQGGFGVVYKGKLLNGSHVAVKILNASKGNGEEFINEVASITRTSHVNIVTLLGFCFEGNKKALVYEFMPNGSLDKFIYNKGLETIASLSWDKLYEIAKGIARGLEYLHRGCTTRILHFDIKPHNILLDENFCPKISDFGLAKLCPKKESIISMSDARGTMGYAAPELWNRHFGGVSHKSDVYSYGMMLLEMVGGRKNINADASHTSEIYFPHWVYNRLDLGSNLRPDGILDTDDDEIARRMIIVGLWCIQTFPSDRPTMSKVIEMLEVNMNSLQIPPKPLLSSPTRSISESSKT